The Hyperolius riggenbachi isolate aHypRig1 chromosome 3, aHypRig1.pri, whole genome shotgun sequence genome window below encodes:
- the LOC137561892 gene encoding interferon-induced very large GTPase 1-like: MEQTQPSDNAADETPAGDPSKTGNSPRPKRTGKADKMDKLNPQTSQTKKDKIDKNVHQTSQDRHTKNEKKCVICNTPFVTSSARKLCQACTEKVVKDESPVLMKGFMGWMRAEMASAIKEIKDSAIASTSASNPAVSSADIPLISENTDNTASVNTLDPPGSPVSLIPPPLVQKRKRNKEDSEVSELSEGEISELEDISAEEDVVKSDKHQRFAFCPELMKDLLSEMYDTMGIKDEQKLLTPLDEMYVGLADPQFQVIPVHSSLKDLIKKEWSNPEKRAFWPRSLSKKYPFSPEDQAFWGPPPKLDPSLSRVSRKTDLLFEDFERLLPDISRPQGCLLAHPNSSLIPTVSEIRSSNRRKESKDNFSKKGHVSTRTINGQLSSSTMEPISCKNSANMDSKGLEQVAVNAGQKDINTPLCESFPDVVAGSITHLKRSYVELSGSESTDDGCQFMGMGSPLRFLASPGSMVQDNGFEVIKQQRAGSSLSGITTLQYPSQERSCNSQNRQQLCGGISEQTRGNKERDLMDPDFSDPFVGRKQCQILDGSPSKGHIKFPGRFLEPFKVRPERMVSQPSGFSANSGSMGVSGGGSICQENEYEMSKVLFPISAGQSLATGCILDKLGIRSDVRFSAHTSFTKGAEDHSGSSQSNSHRPTMAKETLVHVTSSYSNFKTNHTSTSSRSIEPGTHFSPEPETPSPLSMEAEWRILKHKGFSNGLTETLIQSRKKVTRQIYNKAWRVFNGWCTERSLDVRSSSSVLEFLQSGYKKGLSARAEKQFHELVETMKMTHHLPSKLTLRDILSIGIEDLLEKPAESAEDLAWNYLRKVMVLNRTARDGLLMEEQSIDNEDLFNISITESISNSSASIHPLDVLCVLLHCTDSFLQQEILTKMSMCQFAVPLLLPAGDGSRCKLLLWAIRDIVKKWRPQTLAGSKGFREDNVDKISMPCFSFVRMGENKLSKSKILNQILNLAQFHNNFFIHDSMNGGNVTRKISDGLVELSWYFPLGKSDMFPEPIAVTNLRGDLSSHLDQFLFLTRISSAVFIFVEDISCRDFALLSALGNTETQYYFILSPGPGKKVNTETLKTFQELSPILKLKKSNVIVYSGGTNEAAFTVKIQSSIANCINNNVKRIMMREFESKIDGLKIDIDERTSDCQKAKVLALNVTEEIDDVAEYKQNSMVLQGELWKQLSKIEKERCRMTKQGCKDAQQYLDELKNNYYSLHKKQHAHELPRGIMLFIDALSHLNMSEKHFFLKWMKFELDSIARNNLSMLQSVYKEKCNVTSYNTEELKKIDQKISDSSLGIEHFLREMGQFYEAECSMIKENRLDKVRKQFTGLPGIAADLLLEGFPLELIDGDASNIPLQWILAVLTELNTKTGKECRMRVITVLGAQSTGKSTLLNTMFGLQFPVASGRCTRGAFMTLLNVRENLQNELGCQFIMVIDTEGLKAPELASLEGSYEHDNELATLVVGLSDITIVNMAMENATEMKDILQIVVHAFLRMKEVGKRPNCQFVHQNVSDVSAHDKNMRDRKKLLEQLNEITKIAAEMEKKTEIKEFCDVMDYNLEKDNWYIPGLWLGVPPMAPVNSGYSEQVHELKKYLLEFMKSKSLKRPLTIPEFTTWIESLWNAVKHEKFIFSFRNSLMADAYNKLCMVSSQWEWEFRKAVHSWLINTETNIKNQSAESMNEDLLCSEYRSELCILLFQEKNKMIELLDEYFDNKSENVHLLERYKSDFILSAEFLRKELERNALSKCDEAIYIQKGKFKIQSIQNSSQKLIEDKISDLLARCRQRNQKLSDSELEKEFHDMWANTLTNLQLEKLKRRTVSKFMLQQLINDMSNKGSAINQALGEMKDLQDCTQINIGNDGKKESGLVERFKNLITSVLGPGKKESHEKIKDFAFSLMGKCDVYIREKVRTTEDYDDTYCQELLHMINTEISNQPKNFSLSSQLELRIKHHILGKASTEFQKMHDAFIAKNDPKLSLNRLKPEYLGTFICTFLQKDVCQTKAKQFCEQCLKPALIDAVFKHLGNKIVDDIKHSSDNKRFCSRTYFQSFLLRELLEELSFPKYAEYIESYEAFTRRWIGNYIENKYANPKSLTSLEEDILSLMNKRVMEVLADKKCLRVPSVSDFLKQFCEMLKNELVIPSNEMNVVSFQNNAQVDQFSLDIQLFLKEQTLLQISLQLKAMDIKSVLSRVSVNPQEELFRQVVGCGKLCPFCKVPCEGGGLEHTQHFASIHRPGGLGKYKWKDDGTLSTEICSTSIVSSCAFRNLDTGGQYFLFKKYRKFYPDWDIKPDPSIQSSDYWKYVFAQFNEEFAKAYHANPAKLPQGWKSITKRQALQNLQEACNDNY; encoded by the exons ATGGAGCAGACGCAGCCCTCCGACAATGCAGCCGATGAGACCCCAGCGGGAGACCCAAGCAAAACGGGTAACAGCCCAAGG CCCAAAAGAACAGGCAAGGCTGATAAAATGGATAAGCTCAATCCTCAGACCAGTCAAACAAAAAAGGACAAGATTGATAAGAATGTTCATCAGACCAGTCAAGATAGACATACAAAGAATGAGAAAAAATGTGTTATCTGCAATACTCCTTTTGTAACCTCTTCAGCAAGAAAATTGTGTCAGGCTTGTACTGAGAAAGTAGTTAAAGATGAATCTCCTGTCTTGATGAAAGGATTTATGGGCTGGATGCGGGCTGAGATGGCCTCGGCTATTAAAGAAATTAAAGACTCAGCTATAGCCTCTACTTCTGCTTCTAATCCAGCAGTGTCCTCAGCAGATATACCGCTGATTTCTGAAAATACAGATAATACGGCCTCTGTCAATACCTTGGATCCACCTGGGTCCCCGGTATCCTTAATCCCCCCCCCTTTGGTTCAGAAAAGGAAAAGAAATAAGGAGGATTCAGAAGTTTCTGAATTATCAGAAGGAGAGATTTCAGAGTTGGAGGATATTTCAGCAGAAGAGGATGTTGTTAAATCAGATAAACATCAAAGATTTGCCTTTTGTCCAGAATTAATGAAAGACCTTTTATCAGAAATGTATGATACGATGGGTATAAAAGATGAACAAAAATTATTGACACCGCTAGATGAGATGTATGTTGGTTTGGCGGATCCCCAATTTCAGGTTATTCCGGTTCATTCTTCCTTGAAAGATTTAATTAAGAAGGAATGGAGTAACCCTGaaaagagggctttttggcctaGGTCACTATCTAAGAAATATCCCTTTAGTCCTGAGGATCAGGCTTTTTGGGGTCCTCCGCCCAAATTGGATCCTTCTCTATCTAGAGTGTCAAGGAAAACTGACCTATTATTCGAGGATTTTG AAAGACTGCTTCCTGACATCTCTAGACCTCAAGGATGCTTACTGGCACATCCCAATTCATCTCTCATCCCAACAGTATCTGAGATTCGCAGTTCCAATCGGAGGAAAG aAAGCAAGGACAATTTCTCTAAGAAGGGCCATGTCTCTACTAGGACTATTAACGGCCAGCTTTCCAGCAGTACAATGGAGCCAATTTCATGCAAGAACTCTGCAAATATGGATTCTAAAGGCTTGGAACAAGTTGCTGTCAATGCTGGACAAAAAGATATTAATACCCCACTATGTGAAAGTTTCCCTGATGTGGTGGCAGGATCAATCACACATCTCAAAAGGTCGTATGTGGAGTTATCCGGTTCAGAAAGTACTGACGACGGATGCCAGTTCATGGGGATGGGGAGCCCACTTAGATTCCTTGCCAGCCCAGGGTCAATGGTCCAGGACAATGGCTTTGAGGTCATCAAACAGCAGAGAGCTGGAAGCAGTTTGTCGGGCATTACAACACTTCAGTACCCCTCTCAAGAACGCTCATGTAACAGTCAGAACAGACAACAGCTGTGTGGTGGCATATCTGAACAGACAAGGGGGAACAAGGAGCGTGACCTTATGGACCCAGACTTCTCGGATCCTTTCGTGGGCAGAAAACAATGTCAAATCCTTGACGGCAGTCCATCTAAAGGGCACATCAAATTCCCTGGCAGATTCCTTGAGCCGTTCAAAGTTAGACCAGAACGAATGGTCTCTCAACCATCAGGTTTTTCAGCAAATAGTGGATCAATGGGAGTATCCGGAGGTGGATCTATTTGCCAGGAAAACGAATATGAAATGTCTAAAGTTTTGTTCCCTATATCCGCAGGACAATCCTTGGCAACTGGATGCATTCTCGATAAATTGGGGATCAGATCTGATGTACGCTTTTCCGCCCATACCTCTTTTACCAAAGGTGCTGAAGATCATTCAGGATCAAGCCAAAGTAATTCTCATCGCCCCACTATGGCCAAAGAGACCTTGGTTCACGTTACTTCAAGCTATAGCAATTTCAAAACCAATCATACTTCCACTTCAAGCAGATCTATTGAACCAGGGACACATTTTTCACCCGAACCTGAAACTCCTTCACCTCTCAGCATGGAGGCTGAATGGCGCATCTTGAAGCATAAAGGGTTCTCCAATGGGCTGACAGAAACTTTAATTCAAAGTAGAAAAAAGGTCACTCGGCAGATCTATAACAAGGCCTGGAGAGTGTTTAATGGATGGTGTACAGAAAGATCGTTGGACGTGAGATCATCATCCTCGGTATTGGAATTTCTTCAAAGTGGCTACAAGAAGGGTCTGAGTGCAA gAGCAGAAAAGCAGTTTCATGAACTTGTGGAAACAATGAAAATGACAcatcacctgccatcaaaattgacCCTGAGGGACATCTTGAGCATTGGCATAGAAGACTTGCTTGAAAAACCAGCTGAAAGTGCAGAAGATCTTGCCTGGAATTACTTACGGAAAGTGATGGTCTTAAACAGAACAGCAAGAGATGGTCTCCTTATGGAAGAGCAGTCTATTGATAATGAAGATCTGTTCAACATTTCTATTACTGAAAGCATTAGCAATTCATCAGCTTCCATCCACCCCTTGGAtgtcctgtgtgttctcctgcacTGCACAGACAGCTTTCTACAACAAGAGATTCTAACCAAAATGTCCATGTGTCAGTTTGCTGTCCCTCTGCTGCTCCCTGCTGGTGATGGTTCACGCTGCAAGCTCTTGCTGTGGGCTATTAGAGACATTGTGAAGAAGTGGAGGCCTCAAACATTAGCTGGCAGTAAAGGTTTCAGAGAAGATAATGTGGATAAAATTTCAATGCCATGTTTCTCTTTTGTCAGGATGGGGGAAAACAAATTATCCAAGTCTAAGATCCTGAACCAAATCCTTAATTTAGCTCAGTTTCATAACAACTTCTTTATACATGACAGTATGAATGGAGGAAACGTCACCAGGAAAATATCTGATGGACTTGTGGAACTCTCCTGGTATTTTCCCTTAGGCAAGTCTGATATGTTTCCAGAGCCCATCGCAGTTACTAATCTACGGGGAGATCTGTCCTCACATTTGGATCAGTTCTTGTTCCTAACTCGAATCTCCTCTGCAGTCTTTATATTCGTTGAGGATATTTCCTGTAGAGACTTTGCACTATTATCAGCTCTTGGTAACACAGAGACTCAATATTATTTCATTCTTAGTCCAGGACCTGGCAAAAAAGTTAACACTGAGACATTGAAGACCTTCCAAGAACTAAGCCCCATactaaaactgaaaaaatcaAATGTGATTGTATATTCGGGTGGAACTAACGAAGCTGCATTTACAGTCAAAATACAGAGCAGTATTGCAAATTGTATAAACAATAATGTAAAAAGAATCATGATGAGGGAATTTGAGAGTAAAATCGATGGACTGAAGATTGACATAGACGAGAGAACGTCTGACTGTCAGAAGGCCAAGGTACTAGCCTTAAATGTTACAGAAGAAATAGATGATGTGGCTGAGTACAAACAAAATTCAATGGTGTTACAGGGAGAACTATGGAAACAGCTCTCAAAGATAGAAAAAGAACGCTGCAGAATGACTAAACAAGGGTGTAAAGATGCACAACAatatctggatgagcttaaaaatAATTACTATTCACTGCACAAGAAACAACATGCTCATGAACTGCCTCGTGGAATCATGCTCTTTATTGATGCTCTCTCTCATTTGAACAtgtctgaaaaacatttttttctgaaatggaTGAAGTTTGAACTTGATTCCATTGCCAGAAATAATTTGTCGATGTTACAATCGGTCTACAAAGAGAAATGCAATGTTACGTCTTATAATACTGAAGAACTCAAAAAGATAGATCAGAAAATATCTGATAGTTCTTTAGGAATTGAGCATTTCTTACGTGAGATGGGACAGTTTTATGAGGCTGAGTGTTCTATGATTAAAGAAAATAGATTGGATAAAGTCAGAAAACAATTTACTGGATTGCCTGGGATAGCTGCTGATCTTTTGCTGGAGGGGTTCCCATTAGAGCTGATAGATGGAGATGCCTCCAACATCCCCCTGCAatggatactggctgtactgacaGAGCTTAATACCAAAACAGGAAAGGAATGTAGAATGAGAGTAATAACTGTGCTGGGAGCGCAGAGTACTGGAAAGTCCACCCTTCTAAACACCATGTTTGGACTGCAATTCCCGGTGGCCAGTGGAAGATGCACAAGAGGGGCCTTCATGACACTTCTCAATGTGCGAGAGAACTTGCAGAATGAGCTGGGCTGCCAGTTTATCATGGTGATTGACACAGAGGGATTGAAAGCTCCAGAACTGGCCTCTTTGGAAGGCAGttatgaacatgacaatgagctgGCCACATTAGTGGTTGGTTTGAGCGACATCACTATAGTTAATATGGCCATGGAAAATGCAACGGAAATGAAAGATATTCTACAGATAGTGGTCCATGCATTTCTTAGAATGAAAGAGGTAGGAAAGCGACCCAACTGCCAGTTTGTTCACCAAAATGTGAGTGATGTCTCTGCACATGACAAAAATATGAGAGACCGGAAGAAACTCCTGGAACAATTGAATGAAATCACAAAAATAGCTGCAGAAATGGAAAAGAAAACTGAGATAAAAGAATTCTGTGATGTAATGGATTATAATCTAGAAAAAGACAACTGGTACATCCCTGGCCTTTGGCTTGGGGTTCCACCAATGGCTCCAGTAAACTctgggtacagtgaacaggtacatGAATTGAAAAAGTATTTATTAGAATTCATGAAAAGCAAGTCTCTGAAAAGGCCTTTAACCATTCCGGAATTTACAACTTGGATAGAAAGTTTATGGAATGCAGTAAAACACGAGAAATTCATCTTCAGCTTCAGGAACAGTTTAATGGCAGATGCATATAATAAGCTTTGTATGGTCTCCTCACAATGGGAATGGGAGTTTCGAAAAGCTGTCCACAGCTGGTTAATCAACACAGAGACCAACATTAAAAACCAGTCAGCAGAAAGTATGAATGAAGATTTGTTGTGTTCCGAATACAGGAGTGAGCTCTGTATATTGCTATTCCAAGAAAAGAATAAAATGATAGAGTTGTTGGATGAGTATTTTGACAATAAATCTGAGAATGTTCACCTTTTAGAGCGATACAAATCAGATTTCATTTTGAGTGCAGAATTCCTCAGGAAAGAATTGGAACGAAACGCTCTTAGCAAATGTGACGAGGCAATCTACATCCAGAAAGGGAAGTTCAAAATTCAGAGTATCCAGAATAGTTCTCAGAAGTTGATTGAGGATAAAATCTCAGATCTCCTAGCAAGATGTCGACAGAGGAATCAGAAGCTCAGTGATTCGGAACTAGAAAAGGAATTTCATGATATGTGGGCGAACACCCTGACAAATCTACAGTTGGAAAAATTAAAAAGACGTACCGTCAGTAAATTTATGCTTCAGCAACTGATTAATGACATGAGCAATAAGGGATCGGCTATAAATCAAGCCTTAGGGGAAATGAAAGATTTACAAGATTGCACACAAATTAATATAGGAAATGATGGAAAAAAAGAGAGTGGATTGGTTGAAAGATTCAAAAATTTAATAACAAGTGTGTTGGGTCCTGGTAAGAAGGAGTCTCATGAGAAAATAAAAGACTTTGCTTTTTCACTTATGGGGAAATGTGACGTTTATATCAGAGAGAAGGTGAGGACTACAGAGGATTATGATGACACCTACTGCCAGGAACTACTCCACATGATTAATACTGAGATTTCCAACCAGCCAAAAAACTTTAGTCTCTCTTCACAGCTAGAATTACGCATCAAACATCACATTCTTGGGAAAGCTTCTACAGAGTTTCAGAAAATGCACGATGCTTTCATTGCAAAGAACGATCCAAAACTCAGCCTAAATAGGCTAAAACCTGAGTATTTAGGTACTTTCATCTGCACATTTTTACAAAAAGATGTGTGTCAGACGAAAgccaagcaattttgtgagcaatGCTTAAAGCCAGCTTTGATAGATGCTGTGTTCAAACATCTAGGTAACAAAATAGTGGATGACATAAAACATAGTTCAGATAATAAAAGATTCTGCAGTAGGACCTATTTTCAAAGTTTTTTGTTACGGGAACTACTGGAAGAACTCTCATTCCCAAAATATGCAGAATATATTGAGTCATATGAGGCGTTTACAAGACGTTGGATTGGAAACTACATTGAAAACAAGTATGCAAACCCCAAAAGTCTGACATCTTTAGAAGAAGACATTCTTTCTTTGATGAACAAGAGGGTTATGGAAGTTCTTGCAGATAAGAAATGCCTTAGAGTTCCATCTGTCTCAGATTTTCTGAAACAATTTTGTGAGATGCTGAAAAATGAACTTGTGATTCCATCTAATGAAATGAATGTGGTGTCTTTCCAGAATAACGCACAAGTGGATCAATTTTCTTTGGACATTCAGCTCTTCCTCAAGGAACAAACATTGTTACAAATCTCATTACAGCTAAAAGCTATGGATATAAAGTCTGTACTTTCCCGGGTGTCCGTAAATCCTCAGGAGGAATTGTTCAGGCAGGTGGTTGGCTGTGGGAAGCTGTGTCCATTCTGTAAAGTTCCCTGTGAGGGTGGAGGACTTGAGCACACACAGCACTTTGCTTCTATCCATAGACCTGGtggactgggaaaatacaaatggaAAGATGATGGAACCTTATCTACTGAAATATGCAGCACGTCCATTGTATCGTCCTGTGCATTTAGAAATTTAGATACAGGAGGGCAGTAtttcttatttaaaaaatatcGCAAATTTTATCCAGACTGGGATATTAAACCAGATCCCTCCATCCAGTCCTCAGATTACTGGAAGTACGTTTTTGCACAGTTTAATGAGGAGTTTGCTAAAGCATACCACGCTAATCCAGCAAAACTACCGCAAGGCTGGAAGTCAATAACAAAACGGCAAGCTCTGCAAAACCTACAGGAAGCCTGCAATGATAATTATTAG